In Halobaculum limi, one DNA window encodes the following:
- a CDS encoding PHP-associated domain-containing protein, which produces MTAGRTRVDPHVKVLDERVVDRARESGIDTLVYAPHFTRLSEIRDRAERYSTDEVTVVPAREVFTGDWGNRRHLLAVGLSDPVPDFITFEAALAEFERQGAAVLVPHPEFMNVSLTRAEVSAYRDRIDAVETYNAKLFEYQNDRGTRIAEAFDLPAFGSSYAHLRGTIGAAWTEFEGDVRGEAALVEALKEGSARSVVKHTDPATRLRRLAEFAHLGYENSYGKLDRLFLSGMEATHPRHIAYDGRFDDVAVY; this is translated from the coding sequence GTGACCGCAGGACGGACGCGGGTCGACCCGCACGTGAAAGTGCTCGACGAGCGCGTCGTCGACCGCGCCCGCGAGTCGGGCATCGACACGCTGGTGTACGCCCCGCACTTCACGCGCCTCTCCGAGATACGTGACCGCGCCGAGCGGTACTCCACCGACGAGGTGACGGTCGTCCCGGCGCGAGAGGTGTTCACCGGCGACTGGGGAAATCGTCGCCACCTCTTGGCCGTCGGCCTCTCCGACCCCGTCCCCGACTTCATCACGTTCGAGGCGGCGCTGGCGGAGTTCGAGCGGCAGGGTGCGGCCGTCCTCGTCCCGCACCCGGAGTTTATGAACGTCAGCCTGACGCGTGCGGAGGTGAGCGCCTACCGCGACCGCATCGACGCCGTCGAGACGTACAACGCCAAACTGTTCGAGTACCAGAACGACCGCGGCACTCGTATCGCCGAGGCGTTCGACCTGCCGGCGTTCGGGTCGTCGTACGCACACCTCCGCGGCACCATCGGTGCGGCGTGGACGGAGTTCGAGGGCGACGTGCGCGGCGAGGCGGCGCTGGTCGAGGCGCTAAAGGAGGGGTCTGCGCGCTCGGTCGTGAAACACACCGACCCGGCGACGCGGCTTCGACGCCTCGCGGAGTTCGCGCACCTCGGCTACGAGAACTCCTACGGGAAACTCGACCGCCTGTTCCTCTCCGGGATGGAGGCGACTCACCCGCGCCACATCGCCTACGACGGCCGGTTCGACGACGTCGCCGTCTACTGA
- a CDS encoding DUF7565 family protein: MSRWACGLKGCDAAFDTVEDAVVHQTTAHERHECQVCGTVVPDGYFAIRHAFEEHTRAEFVRAYDADSDAVREREAIKSEIEDTADLQSIVDRIDGTV, from the coding sequence ATGTCACGGTGGGCCTGTGGGCTCAAGGGGTGCGACGCCGCGTTCGACACCGTCGAGGACGCCGTCGTCCACCAGACGACCGCACACGAACGCCACGAGTGTCAGGTGTGCGGCACCGTCGTCCCCGACGGCTACTTCGCTATCCGGCACGCCTTCGAGGAACACACCCGCGCGGAGTTCGTTCGCGCGTACGACGCCGACTCCGACGCCGTCCGCGAGCGTGAGGCGATCAAATCCGAGATCGAAGACACCGCCGACCTCCAATCGATCGTCGACCGCATCGACGGCACAGTGTAG
- a CDS encoding transcription elongation factor Spt5, whose product MPIYSVKTTASQERTVADMIASKEMPDIHAVLAPDQLTSYVMVEADDDASIRRVLEEVPHARGLVEGPGGEAGRSSMSEVEHFLSPTPDVEGIAEGDIVELIAGPFKGEKAQVQRIDEGKDQVTVELYEATVPIPVTVRGDQIRVLDSDER is encoded by the coding sequence TTGCCCATCTACTCGGTGAAGACGACGGCCAGCCAGGAGCGCACCGTCGCCGATATGATCGCCAGCAAGGAGATGCCGGACATTCACGCTGTCCTCGCGCCCGACCAACTCACGAGTTACGTGATGGTCGAAGCCGACGACGACGCGTCGATCCGGCGTGTGCTGGAGGAAGTTCCCCACGCCCGCGGTCTCGTCGAGGGGCCGGGCGGAGAAGCCGGGCGCTCGTCGATGTCGGAAGTCGAGCACTTCCTGTCGCCGACGCCCGACGTCGAGGGGATCGCCGAGGGCGACATCGTCGAACTCATCGCCGGCCCGTTCAAAGGCGAGAAGGCGCAGGTCCAGCGCATCGACGAGGGCAAAGACCAGGTGACGGTCGAACTGTACGAGGCGACCGTCCCGATTCCGGTGACGGTGCGCGGCGACCAGATCCGCGTGCTCGATAGCGACGAGCGCTAA
- a CDS encoding protein translocase SEC61 complex subunit gamma, with the protein MDVKYDLTSYVRVLKLASTPSWEEFSQISKIAGAGIFLVGFLGFVIFAIMTVFTGGI; encoded by the coding sequence ATGGATGTCAAGTACGACCTGACAAGCTACGTCAGGGTGCTCAAACTGGCGAGCACGCCCTCTTGGGAGGAGTTCTCCCAGATCTCCAAGATCGCCGGCGCGGGCATCTTCCTCGTCGGCTTCCTCGGGTTCGTGATCTTCGCGATCATGACGGTGTTCACGGGAGGGATCTGA
- the ftsZ gene encoding cell division protein FtsZ — protein sequence MDSIVEDAINEAEEEAGDVEQNGAATPTDTTDAAGTGSSESSGGDTPRSGKMTDEELQDVLKDLQTNITVVGCGGAGGNTVNRMAEEGIHGATLVAANTDVQHLVNIEADTKILMGQEKTQGRGAGSLPQVGEEAAIESQSEIRESLDGSDMVFVTAGLGGGTGTGSAPVVAKAAREIGALTIAIVTTPFTAEGEVRRTNAEAGLERLRDVADTVIVVPNDRLLDAVGKLPVRQAFKISDEVLMRSVKGITELITKPGLVNLDFADVRTVMEKGGVAMIGLGESDSDTKAQESVQSALRSPLLDVDISGANSALVNVTGGSDMSIEEAEGVVEEIYDRIDPDARIIWGTSIDEELEGQMRTMIVVTGVESPQIYGRNEAAQAAAGDRLEDIDYVE from the coding sequence ATGGACTCCATCGTTGAGGACGCGATCAACGAGGCCGAGGAGGAGGCCGGGGACGTGGAGCAGAACGGTGCTGCCACGCCCACGGACACCACCGACGCCGCGGGAACGGGTTCCTCGGAGTCGTCGGGGGGCGACACTCCGCGCTCGGGGAAGATGACCGACGAGGAACTGCAAGACGTTCTGAAAGACCTCCAGACGAACATCACCGTCGTCGGCTGTGGCGGTGCCGGTGGCAACACGGTCAACCGGATGGCCGAGGAAGGCATCCACGGCGCGACGCTCGTGGCGGCCAACACCGACGTGCAACACCTCGTCAACATCGAGGCCGACACGAAGATCCTGATGGGGCAAGAGAAGACCCAGGGCCGCGGCGCGGGGTCGCTCCCGCAGGTCGGCGAGGAGGCGGCTATCGAGTCGCAGTCGGAAATCCGCGAATCGCTCGACGGCTCGGACATGGTGTTCGTCACCGCCGGACTCGGCGGCGGCACCGGCACTGGCTCCGCGCCCGTCGTCGCGAAGGCCGCGCGTGAGATCGGTGCGCTCACCATCGCCATCGTCACGACGCCGTTCACCGCCGAGGGCGAGGTTCGCCGAACGAACGCGGAGGCCGGCCTCGAACGCCTCCGCGACGTGGCCGACACCGTGATCGTCGTCCCCAACGACCGCCTCCTCGACGCCGTCGGCAAACTGCCGGTCCGGCAGGCGTTCAAGATTTCCGACGAGGTGCTGATGCGCTCGGTCAAGGGCATCACGGAACTGATCACCAAGCCCGGCCTCGTCAACCTCGACTTCGCCGACGTTCGCACCGTGATGGAGAAAGGTGGCGTCGCGATGATCGGCCTCGGGGAGTCCGATTCGGACACGAAAGCCCAAGAGTCCGTCCAGTCGGCGCTGCGCTCGCCGTTGCTCGACGTGGACATCTCCGGCGCGAACTCCGCGCTCGTGAACGTCACCGGTGGCTCGGACATGTCTATCGAGGAGGCGGAGGGCGTCGTCGAGGAGATTTACGACCGGATCGACCCCGACGCACGGATCATCTGGGGCACCTCCATCGACGAGGAACTGGAGGGGCAGATGCGCACGATGATCGTCGTCACGGGCGTCGAGTCGCCGCAGATCTACGGTCGCAACGAGGCCGCACAGGCGGCCGCGGGCGACCGTCTCGAAGACATCGACTACGTCGAGTAA
- a CDS encoding D-aminoacyl-tRNA deacylase → MIGIVVSRADRASTHIAERLLDLADWTERTDDDRPDADGGGTYHTLDRAGERLELRSFDGLHIRLDDPTPAFSERPDYLVFVSRHSGDTGPLLTCHFTGNFGDAEYGGKSGRFAPACPGVQRALVAGFDEHAPEGYGVAIEGTHHGPTELTVPGVFAELGSDEAQWDDPDGATAVAQAVVDLPDRGATVAVGDPDRPRHVVGFGGGHYAPRFERVLRETAWGVGHIASDWQLEELGHPQEQGEVLDGVIEASDASLALVEGEYPSLREALAARDVRVVSETWVRTVDDRPLALVDALEADLSTVDEGLRFGQWADDIEGSDDPTDAYRVVEFPAALLAEAQGIDAEATRAAVEAHAVAFETDQAGTRAARRAALLADAAGDVDDAYDDLVAALAGVLREKYDDVTREGDRVVARVESFDPSLAATLGVPEGPKFGALSAGEAVEVNGQTIRPETVSSEREEEFVI, encoded by the coding sequence GTGATCGGTATCGTCGTCTCCCGCGCGGACCGCGCCTCGACCCACATCGCCGAGCGACTGCTGGACCTCGCGGACTGGACCGAACGCACCGACGACGACCGCCCGGACGCCGACGGCGGCGGCACCTACCACACGCTCGACCGTGCGGGCGAGCGTCTCGAACTGCGATCGTTCGACGGCCTCCACATCCGACTGGACGACCCGACGCCCGCCTTCTCCGAGCGTCCCGACTACCTCGTGTTCGTCTCCCGGCACTCGGGCGACACCGGCCCCCTCCTCACCTGCCACTTCACGGGCAACTTCGGCGACGCCGAGTACGGCGGCAAGTCGGGACGGTTCGCGCCTGCTTGTCCGGGCGTCCAGCGAGCGCTCGTCGCCGGGTTCGACGAACACGCGCCCGAGGGGTACGGCGTCGCAATCGAGGGTACTCACCACGGGCCGACGGAACTGACCGTTCCGGGCGTGTTCGCGGAACTCGGCAGCGACGAAGCGCAGTGGGACGACCCCGACGGTGCGACGGCGGTCGCGCAGGCGGTGGTGGACCTCCCCGACCGCGGGGCGACCGTCGCCGTCGGCGACCCCGACCGCCCTCGCCACGTCGTCGGATTCGGCGGCGGCCACTACGCCCCCCGGTTCGAACGCGTGCTCCGCGAGACAGCGTGGGGCGTCGGCCACATCGCCTCCGACTGGCAACTGGAAGAACTAGGCCATCCCCAAGAGCAGGGTGAAGTGCTCGACGGCGTCATCGAGGCGAGCGACGCGTCACTCGCACTCGTCGAGGGCGAGTACCCGTCGCTGCGGGAGGCACTGGCCGCCCGCGACGTGCGGGTGGTCAGCGAGACGTGGGTGCGGACGGTCGACGACCGACCGCTGGCGCTCGTCGACGCCCTCGAAGCCGACCTCTCGACTGTCGATGAGGGACTGCGATTCGGTCAGTGGGCGGACGACATCGAGGGGTCGGACGACCCGACTGACGCCTATCGCGTCGTCGAGTTCCCGGCGGCACTCCTCGCGGAGGCGCAGGGCATCGACGCCGAGGCGACGCGCGCGGCCGTCGAGGCTCACGCTGTCGCCTTCGAGACGGACCAGGCCGGGACGCGCGCGGCGAGGCGGGCGGCGCTTCTGGCGGACGCCGCGGGCGACGTAGACGATGCCTACGACGACCTCGTGGCGGCGCTTGCGGGCGTCCTGCGCGAGAAGTACGACGACGTGACACGCGAGGGCGACCGTGTCGTCGCGCGCGTGGAGTCGTTCGACCCCTCGCTGGCGGCGACGCTCGGCGTCCCAGAGGGGCCGAAGTTCGGGGCGCTCTCGGCGGGCGAGGCGGTCGAAGTCAACGGTCAGACGATCCGACCCGAGACCGTCTCCAGCGAGCGGGAAGAAGAATTTGTAATCTGA
- a CDS encoding sodium:calcium antiporter, giving the protein MSSRLRHPLLGLAGGVLLTLPWILSWLTGANEGFSVLTTVTVAGVAVLGASFLLAWGAETAEKDVPRAFAIAVLAVLAVAPEYAVDALYAWQAGQGDAAASNLAVANMTGANRILIGIGWSGIALFSVYQAYKKGDDPNVTKTGSFLGDYVSLDRDIALEVTFLFFATIYAFFVPLGGGIGAIDTLFLVGLYVAYILVIVRGDVEEVEEQVGVPAYLQQRAKPVRVLSVLALFGYSGLLIFTAVEPFAHGLEALGLQFGIPEFFMIQWIAPLASESPELIVTAYLVNKARSTAAFNALISSKLNQWTLLIGTLVVVYSISLGQYGVLMFDEKQAAEIWITAAQSFFALAVLVNFTISVREALLLLSLFLSQVLIEFYFIRTMTEAAAEANSIILLQAFTVLYLVLSAGLLIARRSEIKTVASLTGSTVSDAVGRESEQPAD; this is encoded by the coding sequence ATGAGTTCACGCCTTCGCCACCCGCTGTTGGGACTCGCTGGTGGGGTGTTGCTGACACTCCCCTGGATCCTGTCCTGGCTGACCGGGGCGAACGAGGGGTTCTCCGTGTTGACCACTGTCACCGTCGCTGGTGTCGCGGTCCTCGGTGCGTCGTTCTTGCTCGCGTGGGGCGCAGAGACCGCAGAGAAAGACGTCCCGCGTGCGTTCGCTATTGCGGTGCTCGCGGTACTCGCGGTCGCTCCCGAATACGCCGTCGACGCCCTGTACGCGTGGCAAGCCGGGCAGGGTGACGCCGCCGCCAGCAACCTCGCGGTCGCGAATATGACTGGCGCGAACCGCATCCTCATCGGTATCGGCTGGTCCGGCATCGCGCTGTTCTCCGTGTATCAGGCGTACAAGAAGGGCGACGACCCGAACGTCACTAAGACGGGCAGTTTCCTCGGCGACTACGTCAGTCTCGACCGCGACATCGCGCTCGAAGTCACGTTCCTGTTCTTCGCCACCATCTACGCCTTCTTCGTCCCACTCGGCGGCGGTATCGGCGCTATCGACACGCTGTTTCTCGTCGGCCTGTACGTCGCGTACATCCTCGTCATCGTCCGCGGCGACGTCGAGGAGGTGGAAGAACAGGTGGGCGTCCCGGCGTACCTCCAGCAACGCGCCAAACCGGTTCGCGTCCTCTCTGTGTTGGCGCTGTTCGGCTACTCCGGCCTACTCATCTTCACCGCCGTCGAACCGTTCGCGCACGGACTGGAGGCACTCGGTCTGCAGTTTGGTATCCCCGAGTTCTTCATGATCCAGTGGATCGCGCCGCTGGCGAGTGAGAGCCCCGAACTCATCGTCACCGCCTACCTCGTGAACAAGGCGCGGTCGACGGCGGCGTTCAACGCGCTCATCTCCTCGAAACTCAACCAGTGGACGCTGCTCATCGGCACGCTCGTCGTCGTCTACAGCATCTCGCTGGGGCAGTACGGCGTCCTGATGTTCGACGAGAAGCAGGCCGCAGAGATCTGGATCACGGCCGCTCAGTCGTTCTTCGCGCTGGCGGTGTTGGTCAACTTCACAATCTCCGTCCGGGAGGCGCTGTTGCTGCTCTCGCTGTTCCTCTCGCAGGTGCTCATCGAGTTCTACTTCATCCGGACGATGACGGAGGCGGCCGCCGAGGCCAACTCGATCATCCTGTTGCAGGCGTTCACCGTTCTGTACCTCGTCTTGTCGGCGGGTCTGCTCATCGCGCGGCGCTCGGAGATCAAGACCGTGGCGTCGCTGACCGGGTCGACCGTCAGCGACGCTGTCGGCCGCGAGTCCGAGCAACCGGCCGACTGA
- a CDS encoding calcium/sodium antiporter, which translates to MLFQLIDALLSEHGLFLLLGVVFLYLGAEALVKGATGLALGVGIHAALVGVTVVAFATTAPELFIGVLTGVEGDSQLGLGAIVGSNIANIGLVLGVSALLRPLSVSSDVVRRHVPFMALAAVLLVVFGRNGIINRAEGAVFLLVLAAFTYVLYRDATGDAAAVDESGAVTDGGVVEEMPDVDASGLSVRHVAFLLVGLAFLFLGSRWLIDSGRSILYQFGFTQRLVGLTVLAFGTSLPEFAASVVAALRGQADFSIGNVVGSNIYNVLAVLGLVAVIAPMFVSISVESFDFPALIAFTVAAIAVMARGGKVGRLDGAVLLGGYLVFFYLLLP; encoded by the coding sequence ATGCTGTTCCAACTGATTGACGCACTTCTCTCGGAACACGGTCTGTTCCTGTTGTTGGGAGTCGTGTTCTTGTATCTCGGCGCGGAGGCGCTCGTGAAGGGTGCGACCGGGCTGGCGCTCGGCGTCGGAATCCACGCGGCGCTCGTCGGCGTGACGGTGGTCGCGTTCGCCACCACGGCGCCCGAACTGTTCATCGGCGTTCTCACTGGAGTCGAGGGCGACTCGCAACTCGGATTGGGGGCCATCGTCGGCTCCAACATCGCCAACATCGGGTTGGTCCTCGGGGTCTCTGCGCTGTTGCGTCCGCTGTCGGTGTCGTCCGACGTGGTCCGTCGGCACGTCCCGTTTATGGCGCTGGCGGCGGTGTTGCTCGTCGTGTTCGGCCGCAACGGGATCATCAACCGCGCCGAAGGTGCGGTGTTCCTGCTCGTTCTCGCGGCGTTCACGTACGTCCTGTACCGCGACGCGACCGGCGACGCCGCCGCAGTCGACGAGTCCGGAGCCGTCACCGACGGCGGCGTCGTCGAGGAGATGCCGGATGTCGACGCCTCCGGACTATCGGTTCGTCACGTCGCCTTCCTCCTCGTCGGATTGGCGTTCTTGTTCCTGGGATCACGATGGCTCATCGACAGCGGACGGTCGATCCTCTACCAGTTCGGCTTCACCCAGCGACTCGTCGGTCTGACGGTGTTGGCGTTCGGCACGTCGCTGCCGGAGTTCGCCGCCAGCGTCGTCGCGGCGCTGCGTGGACAGGCGGACTTCTCGATCGGAAACGTCGTCGGGTCGAACATCTACAACGTCCTCGCCGTCCTCGGACTGGTGGCGGTCATCGCACCGATGTTCGTCTCCATCAGCGTCGAGTCGTTCGACTTCCCGGCGCTCATCGCGTTCACCGTCGCCGCCATCGCGGTGATGGCCCGCGGCGGGAAGGTGGGCCGCCTCGACGGGGCCGTGTTGCTCGGCGGCTACCTCGTGTTCTTCTACTTGCTGTTGCCCTGA
- a CDS encoding calcium/sodium antiporter, producing MKSNGAGISLLVGVVLLYLGAESLVKGAKGLATDVGVRAAVAGVTVVAFATTAPELFVALVGAVEKTTTIGLGAVIGSNVANIGLVLGLSALVRPLVVSRETVRRHLPFMALAALLLVGLGLDGTLSALDGGLLLLALGGFTVVLLRGVPDSEESSAGDDAVATDGGTAATTPAARLTAISARDLLFLAVGLGFLLVGARRLVEGGTAALYLLGGSDRLVGVTVLALGTSLPELAASLVSAVRGEADFSVGNVVGSNIYNVLAVLGVLTLVSPIRVPSEVVATDFPALVVATAVCGLLLVVRGRVGRLAGLGLLVGYAGYMMTLV from the coding sequence TTGAAGAGCAACGGCGCGGGCATCTCGTTGCTCGTCGGCGTCGTCCTCCTGTATCTCGGCGCGGAGTCGCTGGTGAAGGGGGCGAAGGGGCTGGCGACGGACGTCGGCGTTCGTGCGGCCGTCGCCGGAGTGACGGTGGTCGCGTTCGCCACCACGGCGCCCGAACTGTTCGTCGCCCTCGTCGGTGCCGTCGAGAAGACGACGACCATCGGTCTCGGCGCGGTCATCGGGTCGAACGTCGCCAACATCGGTCTCGTCCTCGGCCTCTCGGCACTCGTCCGGCCGCTCGTCGTCTCCCGTGAGACGGTCCGTCGGCACCTCCCGTTCATGGCGCTCGCGGCGCTGTTGTTGGTCGGTCTCGGCCTCGACGGCACGCTGAGCGCGCTCGACGGTGGCCTCCTGTTGCTCGCGCTCGGAGGGTTCACGGTCGTCCTCCTCCGGGGTGTTCCCGATAGCGAAGAGTCGTCCGCTGGGGACGACGCAGTCGCGACCGACGGCGGCACCGCGGCCACGACACCGGCGGCTCGCCTGACCGCTATCAGTGCCCGCGACCTCCTGTTTCTCGCGGTCGGCCTCGGCTTTCTCCTCGTCGGAGCACGCCGCCTCGTCGAGGGCGGGACGGCTGCGCTGTACCTGCTCGGTGGCTCCGACCGCCTCGTCGGCGTCACGGTCCTCGCACTCGGCACGTCGCTGCCGGAACTGGCCGCCAGTCTCGTCTCCGCAGTCCGGGGCGAGGCAGACTTCTCTGTCGGTAACGTCGTCGGGTCGAACATCTATAACGTCCTCGCGGTGCTGGGCGTCCTGACGCTCGTCTCGCCCATCCGTGTCCCGTCGGAAGTTGTCGCCACCGACTTCCCAGCACTCGTGGTGGCCACCGCCGTTTGTGGACTCCTCCTCGTGGTCCGCGGGCGGGTCGGACGCCTCGCTGGCCTCGGCCTCCTCGTCGGCTACGCCGGGTACATGATGACGCTCGTGTGA
- a CDS encoding shikimate dehydrogenase yields the protein MDVYGLIGNPVGHSLSPPMHEAAYEELGLDARYVTFEPAPDAGAEAVTAAKSLGVAGLNVTVPFKQDVLEAVDPDDLAAEVGAVNTVDLRTDPPSGYNTDVAGVQRAFDHHGVDREGASAVVVGAGGAGRAAAFALAESSVTLHIANRTAEKATSLAEAVRSSIGDDLDTPTTVTAGGLDSLAETVPTADVLVNATTVGMESDETPIPADLLHGNLAVLDAVYAPLETRLLRDAAAAGATTVDGAWMLLFQGVEAFERWTGEEAPVAVMNEALREHLE from the coding sequence ATGGACGTCTACGGACTCATCGGGAACCCAGTCGGCCACTCGCTGTCGCCGCCGATGCACGAGGCGGCGTACGAAGAATTGGGGCTGGACGCGCGATATGTCACCTTCGAACCCGCTCCCGACGCGGGCGCAGAAGCCGTCACCGCCGCGAAGTCGCTCGGTGTCGCGGGGCTGAACGTGACGGTGCCGTTCAAGCAGGACGTACTCGAAGCGGTCGACCCCGACGACCTCGCAGCTGAGGTGGGTGCCGTCAACACCGTCGACCTCCGGACGGACCCGCCGAGCGGGTACAACACCGACGTGGCGGGAGTCCAGCGAGCGTTCGACCACCACGGCGTCGACCGCGAGGGCGCGTCGGCCGTCGTCGTCGGCGCGGGTGGTGCGGGGCGGGCGGCCGCGTTCGCCCTCGCGGAGTCGTCGGTGACGCTCCACATCGCGAACCGGACGGCGGAGAAGGCGACGTCGCTCGCGGAAGCGGTGCGGTCCTCGATCGGGGACGACCTCGACACACCGACGACGGTGACAGCGGGCGGCTTAGACTCGCTGGCGGAGACGGTCCCGACTGCCGATGTGCTGGTGAACGCGACGACCGTCGGGATGGAGTCCGACGAGACGCCCATCCCCGCTGATCTCTTGCACGGCAACCTCGCGGTGTTGGACGCGGTGTACGCGCCGTTGGAGACCCGCCTCCTTCGCGACGCCGCGGCGGCGGGTGCGACGACCGTCGACGGCGCGTGGATGCTGTTGTTTCAGGGCGTTGAGGCGTTCGAGCGGTGGACTGGGGAGGAGGCGCCGGTGGCGGTGATGAACGAGGCGCTTCGCGAACACTTGGAGTGA
- a CDS encoding helix-hairpin-helix domain-containing protein — translation MGILQSIKRLLGFGSEQDNGARQTETSVTVERERDKPDTETEAAVKGTDDADEETAAESAESEASAASVDESEPDDVAGSDPAATDHDEAEAVDEPVATETDADASTGSLVDEAEASEDPAAAAEPAEAAGPESEDITTDVDDVDVDAEEAVDEPEESVEDDAEAEADEIEEADAGDVDADETDAVDDDAESAADDDVESAADEEDEAEADDDDGVPVDEIKGIGPAYADRLAELDIHTVADLAAADASEVAEGTSVSEKRVNRWIDRATEFES, via the coding sequence ATGGGAATCCTTCAGTCGATCAAGCGTCTGCTCGGGTTCGGGAGCGAGCAAGACAACGGCGCACGGCAGACAGAGACGTCGGTGACGGTCGAACGCGAACGCGACAAACCGGACACCGAGACGGAAGCAGCGGTCAAAGGAACGGACGACGCAGACGAGGAGACCGCCGCCGAATCCGCTGAGTCCGAGGCGTCGGCGGCGTCGGTCGACGAGTCCGAACCCGACGACGTCGCCGGGAGCGACCCAGCGGCGACGGACCACGACGAAGCGGAGGCAGTCGACGAACCCGTTGCTACCGAGACGGACGCCGACGCGTCGACCGGGTCGCTCGTCGACGAGGCGGAAGCCAGCGAGGACCCGGCCGCGGCAGCCGAACCGGCGGAAGCCGCCGGCCCCGAGTCCGAGGACATCACCACGGACGTCGACGACGTCGACGTGGACGCCGAGGAAGCGGTCGATGAACCCGAGGAGTCTGTCGAGGACGACGCGGAAGCCGAAGCCGACGAAATTGAGGAAGCCGACGCTGGGGACGTCGACGCCGACGAGACAGATGCTGTCGACGACGACGCAGAATCGGCGGCAGACGACGACGTAGAATCCGCGGCCGACGAGGAAGACGAAGCCGAGGCTGACGACGACGACGGCGTTCCCGTCGACGAGATCAAAGGCATCGGCCCGGCGTACGCAGACCGCCTCGCAGAGTTGGACATCCACACGGTCGCGGATCTGGCGGCCGCAGACGCCAGTGAGGTGGCCGAAGGGACGAGCGTCTCCGAGAAACGCGTGAACCGCTGGATCGACCGCGCGACCGAGTTCGAGTCGTAG